A region from the Aegilops tauschii subsp. strangulata cultivar AL8/78 chromosome 5, Aet v6.0, whole genome shotgun sequence genome encodes:
- the LOC109733050 gene encoding uncharacterized protein, which translates to MFAFSRRRMKIGRSKGHKSDPLHGSRSPGGHVSLSNGGDPITASVSGRADDLAYRCSSDSFDLDARALDSSENWAVLPTEGDKPAPRFSHAAAIVGSKMVVFGGDSGHQLLDDTKMLNLEKLTWDSTTPKVLPSPIRSTSKLPACKGHCMVSWGNSVILVGGRSEPATDRLSVWSFNTETEIWSLMEAKGDIPAARSGHTVTRAGATLILFGGEDAKGKKRHDLHMFDLKSSTWLPLNYKGSGPSPRSNHVAALYDDRVLLIFGGHSKSKTLNDLFSLDFETMVWSRVKTNGPHPSPRADCSGALCGTKWYITGGGSKKKRQAETWVFDVLESKWTVRAVPPSSSITTKKGFSMVPLYHRDKIVLVAFGGNKKDPSDKVEVLVVLQNDHSYSWRSAPDVDPLLYEYSPSTKELAGHLNKCAPLYSNSSVARHSLASTVERASREEHGALGTSLHRKYGQVEDCSLAQKLEKLIDDDKYDDVDDCSSCPASTPKDQRSKRTGADTRTDMARTVALKEENADNQGPSGRRIARSSSDISHLYNTKITDLIRRNAALEDQLAAALESKEQAEKNLSLVMSSREQLEKRLASRGKEAELLKEKIAGLELAQEESNSLSNAVHADNVRLEREVAFLKAVADETRKEMHSTRRVLAGEQSRTFQLQVEVFHLKQRLQTAEGRSGTPRKPHNP; encoded by the exons GTCCAAGGGCCACAAGAGTGATCCTTTGCACGGCTCTAGGAGCCCTGGGGGGCACGTCAGCCTGTCAAAT GGCGGTGACCCGATCACAGCATCGGTGAGTGGCCGTGCAGATGACCTTGCTTACCGCTGCTCTTCTGATTCATTTGATCTCGATGCCCGTGCATTGGATAGCTCGGAGAATTGGGCGGTGTTGCCCACAGAGGGCGACAAACCTGCTCCTCGTTTCTCT CATGCGGCAGCCATTGTAGGCAGCAAGATGGTAGTTTTTGGTGGTGATTCTGGCCACCAGTTGTTGGATGATACAAAG ATGTTGAATCTGGAGAAGCTTACATGGGATTCTACCACCCCGAAAGTTCTTCCATCGCCAATTCGATCTACTTCCAAGTTGCCAGCCTGCAAAGGTCATTGCATG GTTTCGTGGGGGAATAGCGTTATTCTTGTTGGAGGCAGAAGTGAGCCTGCTACTGATCGTTTATCAG TTTGGTCTTTCAATACCGAAACGGAGATTTGGTCACTGATGGAAGCCAAGGGTGATATCCCT GCAGCTCGAAGTGGCCACACAGTGACCAGAGCAGGCGCTACGTTGATACTTTTTGGTGGTGAGGACGCGAAAGGAAAGAAGCGACATGATCTTCACATGTTCGATCTCAAGTCATCGACATGGCTTCCTTTGAACTATAA AGGCTCCGGACCTTCTCCTAGATCCAATCATGTTGCTGCATTGTATGATGATAGGGTCCTTTTAATATTTGGAGGCCACTCAAAATCCAAGACCTTGAATGATCTATTTTCTTTAGATTTTGAGACA ATGGTATGGTCAAGGGTGAAGACAAATGGTCCTCACCCATCGCCTCGAGCAGATTGTAGTGGAGCTCTATGTGGAACTAAGTGGTACATTACTGGTGGTGGAAGCAAGAAGAAAC GACAAGCGGAAACCTGGGTTTTTGATGTTCTAGAATCGAAGTGGACTGTTCGTGCAGTACCGCCTAGTTCCTCGATTACTACAAAGAAA GGTTTCAGCATGGTTCCTTTGTACCACAGGGACAAGATCGTTCTTGTTGCTTTTGGAGGAAACAAAAAAGATCCATCCGACAAG GTTGAAGTATTAGTGGTGCTGCAAAACGACCATTCTTATAGCTGGCGGTCTGCCCCAGATGTAGACCCATTGCTGTATGAATATTCTCCAAGCACCAAAGAGCTCGCCGGCCATCTCAACAAATGTGCTCCCTTGTACTCTAATAGTTCTGTTGCAAGGCACAGTCTCGCCTCTACAGTAGAGCGTGCGTCTAGGGAGGAGCATGGAGCTCTGGGCACTTCGCTCCACAGGAAGTATGGTCAAGTAGAAGACTGCAGCTTAGCCCAAAAGCTTGAGAAACTGATCGATGATGACAAATACGATGATGTCGATGATTGTTCTTCATGTCCAGCAAGCACC CCGAAAGATCAGCGGAGCAAGAGGACAGGGGCTGATACTCGGACTGACATGGCCAGAACTGTAGCCCTCAAGGAAGAAAATGCTGACAACCAAGGACCAAGTGGAAGGAGGATAGCCAGGAGCTCTTCAGACATCAGCCATCTGTACAACACCAAAATAACAGACTTGATCAGAAGGAACGCGGCGCTTGAGGACCAGCTTGCAGCCGCACTGGAAAGCAAAGAGCAGGCAGAGAAGAACCTGTCCTTGGTCATGAGTAGTAGGGAGCAGCTGGAGAAGAGGCTGGCCAGCAGGGGAAAGGAGGCTGAGCTGCTCAAGGAGAAGATAGCAGGCTTGGAGCTGGCACAGGAGGAGTCCAACAGCCTGTCTAACGCTGTGCACGCCGACAATGTGCGCCTCGAGCGGGAAGTGGCGTTCCTCAAGGCCGTCGCGgatgagacccggaag GAGATGCATTCCACCCGCAGAGTTTTGGCGGGAGAGCAGTCGCGGACGTTCCAGCTACAG GTTGAGGTGTTCCATCTAAAGCAGCGGCTGCAGACGGCGGAAGGAAGATCGGGAACGCCAAGGAAGCCTCATAATCCTTAG
- the LOC109733049 gene encoding golgin candidate 6, protein MDSRSINLRGFAGSAGKNIMQGIGGFVFGNEASESKEDSYVERFLDRISNGTMPDDRRSAMTELQSLVAESRSAQMSFGAMGFPVLLNVLKEDREDVELVRGALETLVSALTPIETSQGLKTEVQPASMNSDLLSRETDNISLLLSLLTEEDFYVRYYTIQLLTALLTNSLKRLQEAILLIPRGITVLMDMLMDREVIRNEALLLLTYLTRDAEEIQKIVVFEGAFEKLFSIIGEEGFSDGGVVVQDCLELLNNLIRNNASNQMLLKETMGFDPLISILKIRRGSAFNFTQQKTVNLLGALHTVELLLMGGPPGETGKDTSKITNQTALAQRNILDHLLLLGVESQWAPVALRCTALRCIGSLVLRNPQNLDSLASKQVGEEPHVQPALNAILAIILRTSVAQEFVAADYVFKCFCETNPNGQALLASTIAPHPSQGTATHGASSDMPFGSALLQALVSSDVNGDMEACCRASSVLTHIIKDNLQCKDRVLQIQLETPTPSLGRTEPLLHRIVTCLSFAALAEGENDQSSQSEGSYIQPVILRLLITWLADCANAVNCLLESAVHLNYIIELAANKRFTGCVRGLAAVVLGACVLNNASREKGRDAFAVADAISQKIGLTTYFLRFDELRKSFLHLPSGQQNHKQLSRSSANSMSDFQEIEEEETNKGDQHPVLSEIFDSQFVSLLSKLETDIRECIMDLFSRTKTATAVLPVELEQKNGEVDGEYIKRLKSFVERQCNEMQDLLGRNAILAEDLVRTGGGSTSDSSEKPSSGRERVQIEALRQELEGAARRIEVLKTEKAQIEAEASNQRNLAVKLESDLKSLADAYNSLEQSNYRLDAEVKTLRQGGSAPYPDVEAIKAQAKEEAEKESEVELNDLLVCLGQEQSKVEKLSARLAELGEDVDTLLQGIGDDAALPDDDDDDDDEDDDDEK, encoded by the exons ATGGACTCCCGGTCGATCAACCTTCGGGGCTTCGCCGGAAGCGCAGGAAAAAATATCATGCAG GGGATTGGGGGATTCGTTTTCGGCAACGAGGCGTCCGAGTCCAAGGAAGATAG CTATGTCGAGAGATTCCTCGATCGCATAAGCAACGGCACCATGCCTGATGATAGGAGGTCTGCCATGACTGAGCTACAGTCCCTCGTGGCGGAGAGCCGTTCGGCTCAGATGTCTTTTGGAGCTATGG GCTTCCCTGTCCTTCTCAACGTTTTGAAAGAAGACCGTGAGGATGTTGAGCTCGTCAGAGGTGCCCTAGAAACCCTTGTGAGCGCGCTGACTCCTATTGAGACGTCACAGGGACTGAAAACTGAGGTCCAACCGGCATCAATGAACTCTGATTTGCTTTCTCGAGAAACAGACAACATTTCTCTTCTCTTGAGCTTACTG ACAGAGGAGGATTTCTATGTGCGATATTACACAATCCAGCTTTTAACAGCGTTACTTACAAACTCGTTGAAAAG ATTACAGGAGGCAATTCTATTAATTCCCCGTGGCATAACAGTTTTAATGGACATGCTTATGGACCGCGAG GTCATAAGGAATGAAGCACTATTACTTCTTACTTATCTGACCAGGGATGCAGAG GAAATTCAAAAAATTGTTGTATTTGAGGGTGCATTTGAGAAGTTGTTTAGCATTATTGGGGAGGAGGGATTTTCTGATGGAGGCGTCGTTGTTCAG GATTGCCTTGAACTTTTAAATAATTTAATACGGAACAATGCGTCCAATCAG ATGCTTTTGAAAGAGACAATGGGCTTTGACCCATTGATATCAATACTAAAGATTAGGAGAGGCAGTGCATTCAATTTTACCCAACAAAAG ACGGTAAATCTTCTCGGTGCCTTACATACTGTCGAACTGCTTTTGATGGGGGGCCCACCGGGTGAAACAGGTAAAGATACTAGCAAGATCACCAATCAAACTGCACTAGCTCAG AGAAACATTCTTGACCATCTTCTATTATTGGGCGTTGAGAGTCAGTGGGCCCCTGTAGCTCTTCGCTGTACG GCATTGCGGTGTATTGGCAGCTTGGTActaagaaatcctcaaaatctcgATTCTCTTGCAAGCAAGCAAGTCGGGGAAGAACCTCATGTTCAGCCTGCACTGAATGCGATCTTAGCTATAATCCTGCGAACCTCCGTAGCACAGGAATTTGTTGCTGCTGATTATGTCTTCAAGTGTTTCTGCGAG ACAAATCCCAATGGCCAGGCATTATTAGCATCAACTATTGCTCCACATCCAAGCCAAGGAACTGCTACCCATGGTGCTTCTAGTGACATGCCATTTGGAAG TGCACTTCTGCAAGCTCTGGTGTCAAGTGATGTTAATGGAGATATGGAG GCATGTTGCAGAGCATCTAGTGTTCTTACTCACATAATCAAGGACAACTTGCAATGCAAAGATCGC GTATTGCAAATTCAGCTTGAAACACCTACGCCATCCTTGGGACGCACCGAGCCTCTCTTGCATCGGATTGTTACGTGTTTATCCTTTGCAGCTTTAGCAGAAGGAGAGAATGACCAAAGCAGTCAATCAGAAGGATCATATATTCAGCCTGTTATTCTCCGGCTACTCATCACATGGCTTGCGGACTGTGCAAATGCTGTAAATTGCCTTTTGGAATCAGCGGTACACCTAAACTACATAATCGAGCTTGCTGCGAATAAACGTTTCACCGGTTGCGTCCGTGGATTAGCTGCTGTTGTTTTAGGTGCTTGTGTCCTCAATAATGCAAGCCGTGAGAAGGGCCGAGATGCCTTTGCTGTTGCAGATGCTATAAGCCAAAAGATTGGCCTTACTACATACTTTTTGAGGTTCGATGAGCTGCGGAAAAGCTTTCTTCACCTACCATCAGGGCAGCAGAACCACAAGCAGCTTTCACGGTCAAGTGCAAACAGTATGTCTGATTTCCAAGAGATTGAAGAGGAGGAAACAAATAAAGGCGATCAACATCCAGTCCTTTCGGAAATTTTTGATTCACAATTCGTTAGTTTACTCAGTAAGCTTGAGACTGATATTAGAGAATGTATAATGGATCTCTTCAGTCGAACAAAGACTGCAACTGCAGTTCTACCTGTTGAGTTGGAGCAGAAGAACGGGGAGGTTGACGGAGAGTATATCAAGCGGTTGAAGTCATTTGTAGAGAGACAGTGCAACGAGATGCAG GACTTGCTAGGCCGAAATGCAATCTTAGCAGAAGATCTAGTGAGAACTGGTGGTGGCAGCACTTCAGATTCTTCTGAGAAACCGAGCAGTGGCCGAGAAAGGGTACAAATTGAAGCCCTCAGACAAGAACTGGAGGGCGCAGCACGGCGAATAGAGGTGCTCAAAACTGAAAAAGCTCAGATCGAGGCCGAAGCTAGCAACCAACGAAATCTTGCAGTAAAACTTGAATCTGATCTCAAGAGCTTGGCAGATGCTTACAACAGTCTTGAGCAGTCCAACTACCGCCTTGATGCAGAGGTGAAAACCTTGAGGCAGGGAGGCAGTGCTCCCTACCCGGACGTAGAAGCAATAAAAGCGCAAGCCAAGGAAGAGGCAGAGAAGGAAAGTGAGGTGGAACTGAACGATCTACTCGTCTGCCTGGGACAGGAGCAAAGTAAGGTTGAGAAGCTGAGTGCACGGCTGGCAGAGCTCGGTGAGGACGTGGACACCCTGCTGCAAggtatcggtgatgatgctgccttgccagatgacgacgatgatgatgacgacgagGATGACGACGATGAAAAGTAA